In Sphingomonas sp. LT1P40, the following are encoded in one genomic region:
- a CDS encoding chromate resistance protein ChrB domain-containing protein: MPAPDTISPTTLARLIGTPAAPSLIDVRAPGADARIPGATRRLPGEGRAVVIDETGGAAAHAAAARLRYDGIAAEALEGGHAGWAAAGLPLVPEAALVRDGADRTLWVTRSRPKVDRIACPWLIRRFVDPHAVILFVAPGEVAAVAAETGAAAFDVVGEGVRWTHEGDLCTFDAMIDGLGLSAIAALEALAPIVRGADTARPDIAPEAAGLLAISLGLSRLHADDHVQLEAGMAMYDALFRWARDARDEKHDWTSHQPRGAKA; the protein is encoded by the coding sequence ATGCCTGCACCAGACACCATATCCCCAACTACGCTTGCCCGCCTGATTGGCACGCCCGCCGCGCCGTCGCTGATCGACGTGCGCGCGCCCGGTGCCGACGCGCGCATCCCCGGTGCGACGCGCCGTTTGCCCGGCGAAGGGCGCGCGGTGGTGATCGACGAGACTGGCGGCGCGGCGGCGCACGCCGCTGCCGCGCGGTTGCGGTACGATGGCATCGCTGCCGAGGCACTGGAGGGGGGACATGCCGGATGGGCGGCGGCGGGACTGCCGCTGGTGCCGGAGGCGGCGCTGGTGCGCGACGGCGCGGACCGGACCCTGTGGGTCACGCGCAGCCGTCCGAAGGTCGATCGTATCGCCTGTCCGTGGCTGATCCGCCGCTTCGTCGATCCCCATGCCGTGATCCTGTTCGTCGCGCCCGGCGAAGTCGCGGCGGTGGCGGCCGAGACGGGCGCGGCGGCGTTCGACGTGGTGGGAGAAGGCGTGCGCTGGACGCATGAAGGCGATCTCTGCACCTTCGATGCGATGATCGACGGGTTGGGCCTGTCCGCGATCGCGGCGCTGGAGGCACTCGCGCCGATCGTGCGGGGTGCTGACACCGCACGGCCCGATATCGCACCGGAAGCGGCGGGGTTGCTCGCCATATCGCTCGGCCTGTCGCGGCTGCATGCCGACGATCATGTGCAGCTGGAGGCGGGGATGGCGATGTATGACGCGCTGTTCCGCTGGGCGCGCGATGCGCGCGACGAGAAGCATGACTGGACCTCGCACCAGCCGCGCGGAGCCAAGGCGTGA
- a CDS encoding low molecular weight protein tyrosine phosphatase family protein, which translates to MKRYLFVCSQNRLRSPTAEQIFSSRDGIEVSSAGMNHDAENPITPELIEWADTIFVMERQHRNKLQKRFRPSLKDKRIVCLDIPDDYEFMDPDLIRLLEARLARHMPATSPAP; encoded by the coding sequence TTGAAGCGCTATCTCTTCGTCTGCAGCCAGAACCGGCTGCGAAGTCCGACTGCCGAGCAGATATTTTCAAGCCGCGACGGGATTGAGGTAAGCTCGGCAGGGATGAACCATGACGCCGAAAATCCGATCACGCCCGAACTGATCGAGTGGGCGGACACCATCTTTGTGATGGAGCGTCAGCATCGCAACAAGCTGCAGAAACGGTTTCGGCCATCGCTGAAGGACAAGCGTATCGTCTGCCTCGATATCCCGGACGATTACGAGTTCATGGACCCGGATTTGATCAGATTGCTGGAGGCGCGCCTTGCCCGCCATATGCCGGCAACTTCTCCCGCCCCCTAG
- a CDS encoding DUF885 domain-containing protein, whose product MHPTRRQFLASTTTLATLPLLPGCAFGQTASPGDAAAEKLLAASAEQLLIDVPESATQLGIDKGERAHLRSALENRSIAGKEKVAAGLRARVAELKALDPKSLSPVMQTNVDAVRTAFENAIDGFAFGYGDVAVGGWRNAPYVVVQNVGGYLDTPRFLDNEHKVEKTADAASWLTRFDAYAGQLDGETERLKIAHDKGVIAPDFLLDKCLKQIALTRGSDAGKWEIVSNFTNQYVVSGTEAAEAAKIAAGKIAPALERQIEELKRHRAKATSDAGVWKFPDGEAYYAWALHAATTTTLTPDQVHKTGLEELKMLQSEMDVILKKEGFSKGTVGERMTALGKDERYLYPDNDAGRAEILAYMTKTIQDMRAKMPQAFHTLVKGNVEVKRLPLAEEPGAPGAYGGAGAIDGSTPGRVWLNLRTTHLHSKFGLATLAYHEGIPGHAWQGEYTFKLPLVRSLLSFNAYTEGWALYAEQLGAELGAYAESPVGRLGYLQSLAFRACRLVVDTGLHSKKWTRAQAIDWFATSNGSSVEEVSGEVDRYCSWPGQACGYKLGHTQINTLRTKTQKALGSRYDFRAFNDAVVLGGSVPLTVLEHVIDRHIAARKA is encoded by the coding sequence ATGCATCCCACCCGCCGCCAGTTTCTCGCCTCCACCACCACGCTGGCGACGCTGCCGCTCCTTCCCGGCTGTGCCTTTGGCCAGACCGCGTCGCCCGGCGATGCAGCGGCGGAAAAGCTGCTCGCCGCGTCGGCCGAACAATTGCTGATCGATGTGCCCGAAAGCGCAACGCAGCTGGGGATCGACAAGGGCGAGCGCGCACATCTACGCTCGGCGCTGGAAAATCGCAGCATCGCGGGCAAGGAAAAGGTCGCCGCCGGCCTGCGCGCGCGCGTCGCCGAACTCAAGGCACTTGACCCGAAATCGCTCAGCCCGGTGATGCAAACCAATGTCGATGCCGTGCGCACCGCGTTCGAGAACGCGATCGACGGCTTTGCTTTCGGTTATGGCGATGTCGCGGTCGGCGGGTGGCGCAACGCACCTTATGTCGTCGTGCAGAATGTCGGCGGCTATCTCGACACGCCGCGCTTCCTAGATAACGAGCATAAGGTCGAGAAAACCGCCGACGCCGCCAGCTGGCTCACGCGCTTCGACGCCTATGCCGGACAGCTGGATGGCGAGACCGAGCGGTTAAAGATCGCTCATGACAAGGGCGTCATCGCCCCCGATTTCCTGCTCGACAAATGCCTGAAGCAAATCGCGCTGACCCGCGGCAGCGATGCCGGCAAGTGGGAGATCGTCAGCAACTTCACCAACCAATATGTCGTCAGCGGGACCGAAGCGGCGGAGGCGGCGAAGATCGCGGCGGGCAAGATCGCCCCCGCGCTGGAACGCCAGATCGAGGAGTTGAAGCGCCATCGCGCCAAGGCGACCAGCGACGCGGGCGTGTGGAAATTCCCGGATGGCGAGGCCTATTACGCCTGGGCCTTGCACGCAGCGACCACCACGACGCTGACGCCGGATCAGGTCCACAAGACGGGTCTGGAGGAGCTGAAAATGCTCCAGTCGGAGATGGACGTCATCCTAAAGAAGGAAGGGTTCAGCAAGGGCACCGTCGGCGAGCGCATGACTGCGTTGGGCAAGGACGAGCGCTACCTCTATCCGGACAATGATGCGGGCCGCGCCGAAATCCTCGCCTATATGACCAAGACGATTCAGGACATGCGCGCGAAGATGCCACAGGCGTTTCACACGCTGGTGAAGGGCAATGTCGAGGTGAAACGCCTGCCACTGGCCGAGGAGCCGGGGGCACCGGGTGCCTATGGCGGCGCGGGGGCGATCGACGGATCGACGCCGGGCCGGGTGTGGCTGAACCTGCGCACCACGCATCTGCACAGCAAGTTCGGCCTCGCCACCCTCGCCTATCACGAAGGCATCCCCGGCCATGCGTGGCAGGGCGAATATACGTTCAAGCTCCCGCTGGTCCGCTCGCTGCTCTCGTTCAACGCCTATACCGAGGGCTGGGCGCTCTATGCCGAACAGCTTGGCGCGGAGCTGGGTGCCTATGCCGAAAGCCCGGTCGGGCGGCTGGGCTATCTCCAGTCCCTCGCCTTCCGCGCGTGCCGACTGGTAGTGGACACCGGGCTGCATTCCAAGAAATGGACCCGCGCGCAGGCGATCGACTGGTTCGCCACGTCCAACGGATCGTCGGTCGAGGAAGTCAGCGGCGAGGTCGATCGTTACTGCTCATGGCCGGGTCAGGCGTGCGGCTACAAGCTGGGCCACACCCAGATCAACACGCTGCGCACCAAGACGCAAAAGGCGCTGGGCAGCCGTTACGATTTCAGGGCGTTCAACGACGCCGTGGTACTGGGCGGCAGCGTCCCGCTGACCGTGCTGGAGCATGTCATCGACCGCCATATCGCGGCGCGGAAGGCGTAA
- a CDS encoding response regulator transcription factor, which translates to MTATIALVDDDRNILTSVSIALQAEGFVTRVYSDGEAALKALLDNAPDLAVLDIKMPKMDGLELLRRLREKSAIPVIFLTSKDDELDEALGLAMGADDYIAKPFSQRLLIARIRAILRRTEALAVPVGEESGEEPQPILERGALTMDPARHKVTWKGDNVTLTVTEFMILETLAQRPGIVKTRNQLMDAAYQDDIYVDDRTIDSHIKRVRRKFRQVDPVFDAIETLYGAGYRFSEE; encoded by the coding sequence ATGACCGCAACGATTGCGCTGGTCGATGACGACCGCAACATCCTGACCTCAGTGTCGATCGCGTTGCAGGCGGAGGGCTTCGTCACCCGTGTCTATTCGGATGGCGAGGCCGCGCTGAAGGCGTTGCTTGACAATGCCCCCGACCTCGCCGTGCTCGACATCAAGATGCCGAAGATGGACGGGCTGGAACTGCTCCGCCGGTTGCGTGAGAAAAGCGCGATCCCGGTGATCTTCCTGACCAGCAAGGACGACGAGCTGGACGAGGCGCTGGGTCTGGCGATGGGCGCGGACGATTATATCGCCAAGCCGTTCAGCCAGCGGCTGCTGATCGCGCGCATCCGCGCGATCCTGCGCCGGACTGAAGCGCTGGCCGTGCCCGTTGGCGAAGAATCGGGTGAGGAGCCGCAGCCTATACTCGAACGTGGTGCGCTGACGATGGACCCGGCGCGGCACAAGGTGACATGGAAAGGCGACAATGTGACGCTGACCGTCACCGAGTTCATGATCCTCGAAACGCTCGCCCAGCGCCCCGGCATCGTCAAGACGCGCAACCAGTTGATGGATGCGGCGTATCAGGACGACATTTACGTCGATGACCGCACCATCGACAGCCATATCAAACGCGTGCGCCGCAAATTCCGGCAGGTCGATCCCGTGTTCGACGCCATCGAGACACTTTATGGCGCCGGATACCGATTCTCCGAAGAGTGA
- a CDS encoding SPFH domain-containing protein — protein sequence MELTIGAFFIGMLLVLMYLFASIKIVRQGYHYTIEHFGRFTTVAQPGFNLYPAFFYRVGRKVNMMEQVIDIPGQEIITKDNAMISTDGVVFFQVLDAAKAAYEVSDLYVALLQLTTTNLRTVMGSMDLDETLSKRDEINARLLNVVDHATTPWGVKITRVEIKDIRPPADIVNAMGRQMKAEREKRANILEAEGSRASEILRAEGQKQARILEAEGRKESAFRDSEARERAAEAEAKATELVSNAVEAGSGQALNYFIAQKYVEAVGKFATSPNAKTILFPVEATQLIGTLGGIGELAREALGNNRTDPPAPTKPARVQSPFKQTQEGE from the coding sequence ATGGAACTCACGATCGGCGCATTCTTCATCGGGATGCTGCTCGTGCTGATGTACCTGTTCGCCAGCATCAAGATCGTGCGGCAGGGCTATCACTACACGATCGAGCATTTCGGCCGCTTCACCACCGTCGCGCAGCCGGGGTTCAACCTCTACCCCGCATTCTTCTATCGCGTCGGCCGCAAGGTGAACATGATGGAGCAGGTGATCGACATTCCGGGTCAGGAAATCATCACCAAGGACAATGCGATGATCTCCACCGACGGGGTGGTGTTCTTCCAGGTGCTGGATGCCGCCAAGGCCGCTTACGAGGTCAGCGACCTCTATGTGGCGCTGCTTCAGCTGACGACGACGAATTTGCGCACGGTGATGGGCAGCATGGACCTCGACGAAACGCTGTCGAAGCGTGATGAGATCAACGCCCGCCTGCTCAATGTGGTAGATCACGCGACGACACCGTGGGGCGTGAAGATCACCCGCGTCGAGATCAAGGACATCCGCCCGCCCGCCGACATCGTCAACGCGATGGGTCGCCAAATGAAGGCCGAGCGTGAAAAGCGCGCCAACATCCTCGAAGCCGAGGGTTCGCGCGCATCCGAAATCCTGCGCGCCGAGGGCCAGAAACAGGCCCGCATCCTGGAGGCCGAGGGTCGCAAGGAATCTGCCTTCCGCGACTCCGAAGCGCGCGAACGCGCCGCCGAGGCCGAAGCCAAGGCGACCGAACTGGTCAGCAACGCGGTCGAGGCCGGATCGGGCCAGGCACTCAATTACTTCATCGCACAGAAATATGTCGAAGCGGTCGGCAAATTCGCAACGTCGCCCAATGCCAAGACGATCCTGTTCCCGGTCGAGGCGACGCAGCTGATCGGCACGCTGGGCGGCATCGGCGAGCTGGCGCGGGAGGCGCTGGGCAACAACCGCACCGATCCCCCCGCCCCAACCAAGCCTGCCCGCGTGCAATCACCCTTCAAGCAGACGCAGGAGGGCGAATGA
- the chrA gene encoding chromate efflux transporter — MSAVAPVSLGEATRVWLRIAALSFGGPAGQIAVMHRILVDEKRWIGEQRFLHALNFCMLLPGPEAQQLATYIGWLLHKRVGGLIAGGLFILPGAVAIMALSWIYVLYGTSGVVAGLFLGLKAAVLAIVLQAVIRIGGRALKSNAAKLLAAAAFLLIFFLDVPFPVIVLGAAVIGWLAGRRGSHAFAGGGHGGGGAGVADADTLLGADLPDHARPRWRGVLFDVSLWLALWLLPIAALLIAFGPDHVFSQIAIFFAKMAMVTFGGAYAVLAYVAQQAVENYGWLKPGEMLDGLGMAETTPGPLIMVLQFVGFLGAYRDPGILSPLMAGTLGGLLATWVTFAPCFLWIFLGAPFIERMRGNAALAGALSAITAAVVGVILNLALWFAIHAVFRQVVPVVAGPVRFDLPVLTSIDPWTAVLTLAAIVAVFRLKLGVFTVLALAAGAGVALRLAGLA, encoded by the coding sequence GTGAGCGCGGTGGCACCGGTCTCGCTGGGCGAGGCGACGCGGGTGTGGCTGCGGATCGCGGCGCTGTCGTTCGGCGGCCCGGCCGGACAGATCGCGGTGATGCATCGCATCCTGGTCGACGAGAAGCGCTGGATCGGGGAGCAGCGCTTCCTCCACGCGCTCAATTTCTGCATGCTGTTGCCGGGGCCGGAGGCGCAGCAGCTGGCGACCTATATCGGCTGGCTGCTGCACAAGCGCGTCGGCGGGCTGATCGCGGGCGGCCTTTTCATCCTGCCCGGTGCGGTGGCGATCATGGCGCTGAGCTGGATCTATGTTCTGTACGGCACCAGCGGCGTGGTCGCGGGCCTGTTCCTGGGGCTGAAGGCGGCGGTGCTGGCGATCGTGTTGCAAGCGGTGATCCGCATCGGCGGGCGCGCGCTGAAGTCCAACGCGGCGAAGTTGCTCGCGGCGGCGGCGTTCCTGCTGATCTTTTTTCTGGACGTACCGTTCCCGGTGATCGTGCTGGGCGCGGCGGTGATCGGGTGGCTGGCGGGGCGTCGCGGAAGCCATGCCTTTGCTGGCGGCGGGCATGGTGGCGGCGGGGCGGGCGTCGCCGATGCCGATACGCTGCTGGGCGCGGACCTGCCCGATCATGCGCGGCCGCGCTGGCGGGGCGTGTTGTTCGACGTCAGTTTGTGGCTGGCGTTGTGGCTGTTGCCGATCGCCGCATTGCTGATCGCGTTCGGCCCCGATCATGTCTTCAGCCAGATCGCGATCTTCTTTGCCAAGATGGCGATGGTGACGTTCGGCGGGGCCTATGCCGTGCTCGCCTATGTCGCGCAGCAGGCGGTGGAAAATTATGGCTGGCTGAAACCGGGCGAGATGCTCGACGGGCTGGGCATGGCGGAAACAACGCCGGGGCCGCTCATCATGGTGCTGCAATTCGTCGGCTTTCTCGGCGCGTATCGCGATCCGGGGATACTGTCGCCGCTGATGGCGGGGACGCTGGGCGGGCTGCTGGCGACCTGGGTGACGTTCGCGCCATGCTTCCTGTGGATATTTCTGGGCGCGCCGTTCATCGAGCGGATGCGCGGGAATGCAGCGCTGGCGGGCGCGCTGTCGGCGATCACGGCGGCGGTGGTGGGGGTGATCCTGAACCTTGCCTTGTGGTTCGCGATTCACGCCGTGTTCCGGCAAGTCGTGCCGGTGGTGGCGGGGCCGGTGCGGTTCGACCTGCCGGTGCTGACGAGCATCGATCCGTGGACGGCGGTGCTGACGCTGGCGGCGATCGTCGCGGTGTTTCGGTTGAAGCTTGGGGTGTTCACGGTGCTGGCGCTGGCGGCGGGTGCGGGGGTGGCACTGCGGCTGGCGGGGCTGGCGTAG
- a CDS encoding NfeD family protein → MNWSEQAGFIWLIVAALFAICELLLPGVYLTFLALGAAATGVLAIFFPELGSIGQFISFAAWSTVAVAVGKRWYGANPVPSSDPDLNNRAARMIGQSVTVVDAIADGTGRVRVGDGEWPAQGPDVAAGEKARIVEVRGGVVVVEVVKAITE, encoded by the coding sequence ATGAACTGGAGCGAACAGGCCGGTTTCATCTGGCTGATCGTCGCGGCGCTGTTCGCGATTTGCGAACTGCTGCTGCCCGGCGTCTATCTCACCTTCCTCGCGCTGGGTGCGGCGGCGACCGGCGTGCTGGCGATCTTCTTTCCCGAACTCGGCTCGATCGGCCAGTTCATCAGCTTCGCCGCCTGGTCCACGGTGGCGGTCGCGGTCGGAAAACGCTGGTATGGTGCCAACCCCGTGCCGAGCAGCGACCCCGACCTCAACAATCGCGCCGCCCGCATGATCGGGCAGTCTGTGACGGTGGTCGATGCGATTGCCGACGGCACTGGCCGGGTGCGCGTGGGCGATGGCGAATGGCCAGCGCAGGGACCGGACGTAGCCGCCGGTGAGAAGGCGCGCATCGTCGAAGTGCGCGGGGGGGTGGTGGTCGTCGAGGTGGTGAAGGCGATAACAGAATGA
- a CDS encoding HpcH/HpaI aldolase/citrate lyase family protein, with the protein MSKVIYAAPRTALFLPASNPRAIEKARGLAADMIILDLEDAVKAEDKEAAREAAKAAAGMFGDRPVGIRVNAEDSDHHKADLKAVKRSAATHVIVPKVEKADTVIKAGYRSGKPVLAMIETAAGVMNVGTIASVESSGWGTQMAGLIVGTNDLAASLKLPPAAGRAQMALALQLVVLAARGREIWALDGVFNRLDDAEGLAAECAEGRLLGFDGKSLIHPNQIDIARAAFDPTEAELEEARALIAAASGGAERYKDAMIEEMHVDQAKALLARAGTGA; encoded by the coding sequence ATGAGCAAAGTCATTTACGCCGCCCCGCGCACCGCGTTGTTCCTGCCCGCATCCAACCCGCGCGCGATCGAAAAGGCGCGCGGGCTGGCGGCGGACATGATTATCCTCGATCTGGAGGATGCGGTGAAGGCCGAGGACAAGGAGGCCGCGCGGGAGGCGGCAAAGGCGGCGGCGGGGATGTTCGGCGACCGCCCCGTCGGCATCCGCGTGAACGCCGAGGACAGCGATCACCATAAAGCGGATCTGAAGGCGGTAAAGCGATCCGCCGCGACCCATGTCATCGTCCCAAAGGTCGAAAAGGCCGATACGGTGATCAAGGCCGGCTATCGCTCGGGAAAGCCGGTTCTGGCGATGATCGAAACCGCTGCGGGGGTGATGAATGTCGGCACGATCGCCAGCGTGGAATCAAGCGGTTGGGGCACGCAGATGGCGGGACTGATCGTGGGGACCAACGACCTTGCCGCATCGCTGAAGCTGCCGCCCGCTGCTGGCCGCGCGCAAATGGCGCTGGCGCTGCAGCTGGTCGTGCTGGCGGCGCGCGGGCGGGAGATCTGGGCGCTGGACGGGGTGTTCAATCGGCTGGACGATGCCGAGGGACTCGCGGCGGAATGCGCCGAGGGGCGCTTGCTGGGCTTCGACGGCAAATCGCTGATCCACCCGAACCAGATCGACATCGCCCGCGCGGCGTTCGATCCGACCGAGGCGGAACTGGAGGAGGCGCGCGCGCTGATCGCGGCGGCGAGCGGCGGGGCTGAGCGATATAAGGACGCAATGATCGAGGAGATGCACGTCGATCAGGCGAAAGCGTTGCTGGCGCGGGCAGGGACTGGGGCTTGA
- a CDS encoding phosphoenolpyruvate carboxykinase → MTDRTPTIGLDALRVSNDTAVHWNLLPAQLVELALKRGEGRLAKDGPLVVETGKHTGRSAKDKFIVRDAETENSVWWGDTNRGMTPDHFAALKADFIAHLGTKDTLFVQDLYGGSQPEHRVNVRVVTEFAWHSQFIRTLLVRPEESELAGFEHQYTIIDLPSFRADPAKHGCRSETVIAVNFTEKLILIGGTAYAGEMKKSVFGLLNYLLPVDGIMPMHCSANIGPNGDTAVFFGLSGTGKTTLSADASRTLIGDDEHGWSDTAVFNFEGGCYAKMINLSAEAEPEIFATTKRFGTVLENVVMDEITRELDFDDNTLAENSRGSYPLEFIPNTSEKNLGPVPHNIIFLTADAYGVLPPIAKLTPEQAMYHFLSGYTARVAGTEIGVTEPSATFSTCFGAPFMPRHPSVYGNLLKSRIAKGGVDCWLVNTGWSGGKATMPGIRRMPIRVTRALLNAALDGSLNNAEFRRDPNFGFMVPVEVAGVDPDMLDPRAAWANKAEYDVTAAKLVDEFVANFAQFAEHVDEGVRQAAPRNRIAA, encoded by the coding sequence ATGACTGACCGCACGCCGACGATCGGCCTCGACGCGCTGCGCGTGTCCAACGACACCGCCGTTCACTGGAACCTGTTGCCCGCGCAACTGGTCGAGCTTGCGCTGAAGCGCGGGGAGGGACGGCTGGCCAAGGACGGTCCGTTGGTCGTCGAAACCGGCAAGCACACCGGGCGCAGCGCAAAGGACAAGTTCATCGTCCGCGATGCCGAAACCGAGAACAGCGTATGGTGGGGCGATACCAATCGCGGCATGACACCCGATCATTTCGCCGCGCTGAAGGCCGATTTCATCGCGCATCTGGGGACGAAGGACACGCTGTTCGTGCAGGATCTGTACGGCGGGTCGCAGCCCGAGCACCGCGTCAATGTGCGCGTTGTCACCGAATTCGCGTGGCACAGCCAGTTCATTCGCACCTTGCTCGTCCGCCCGGAGGAGAGCGAACTGGCCGGATTCGAGCACCAATATACCATCATCGACCTGCCCAGCTTCCGCGCCGATCCAGCGAAACACGGCTGCCGCAGCGAGACGGTGATCGCGGTCAATTTCACCGAGAAGCTGATCCTGATCGGCGGCACCGCCTATGCCGGCGAGATGAAGAAGAGTGTGTTCGGCCTGCTCAACTACCTGTTGCCGGTCGACGGCATAATGCCGATGCACTGTTCGGCCAATATCGGTCCGAACGGCGACACGGCGGTGTTCTTCGGCCTGTCCGGCACCGGCAAGACCACGCTGTCGGCCGATGCCAGCCGCACGCTGATCGGCGATGACGAACATGGCTGGTCGGACACCGCGGTCTTCAATTTCGAGGGCGGCTGCTATGCCAAGATGATCAACCTGTCGGCGGAGGCCGAGCCGGAGATTTTCGCCACCACTAAGCGGTTCGGCACGGTGCTGGAAAATGTCGTGATGGACGAGATTACGCGGGAGCTGGATTTCGACGACAATACGCTCGCCGAGAACAGCCGCGGTTCCTACCCGCTGGAATTCATCCCGAACACGTCGGAAAAGAATCTTGGCCCGGTACCGCACAACATCATCTTTCTGACCGCCGACGCCTATGGCGTGCTCCCGCCGATCGCCAAGCTGACGCCGGAACAGGCGATGTATCACTTCCTGTCGGGCTACACCGCGCGCGTCGCCGGGACCGAGATTGGCGTGACCGAACCGTCGGCGACTTTCTCGACCTGTTTCGGCGCACCGTTCATGCCGCGCCACCCGTCGGTCTATGGCAATTTGCTCAAGTCGCGCATCGCCAAGGGTGGGGTGGATTGCTGGCTGGTCAACACCGGTTGGAGCGGGGGCAAGGCGACGATGCCGGGGATCAGGCGCATGCCGATCCGCGTGACCCGTGCGCTGCTCAACGCCGCGCTGGACGGCAGCCTGAACAATGCCGAATTCCGCCGCGATCCCAATTTCGGGTTCATGGTGCCGGTCGAAGTGGCGGGCGTCGATCCCGACATGCTCGATCCACGCGCGGCCTGGGCGAACAAGGCCGAATATGATGTGACCGCCGCGAAACTGGTCGACGAATTCGTCGCCAATTTCGCGCAATTCGCCGAGCATGTCGACGAAGGTGTGCGGCAAGCGGCACCGAGAAACAGGATAGCCGCCTGA
- the guaB gene encoding IMP dehydrogenase, protein MDIPLGLTFDDVLLYPGESEVLPSMADTSTYVTKSLALSIPILSSAMDTVTEADMAIVMAQLGGMGVLHRNMEVHEQVEAVRLVKRFESGMVVNPITIRATGTLAEAQALMTRHKISGIPVTEDGGKLVGILTNRDVRFAENPRQPVSELMTHENLATVSVGVGQEEARRLLHARRIEKLLVVDEAYRCVGLITVKDIEKAVNYPNATKDGTGRLCVAAATTVGDKGFERTEALVDAEVDLIVIDTAHGHNKDVARAVERVKKLSNRVQVIAGNVATGEATKSLIGAGADGVKVGIGPGSICTTRVVAGVGVPQLTAVMDAANEAAKSGVPVIADGGLRTSGDLAKALAAGASTCMVGSLLAGTEEAPGETFLYQGRAYKSYRGMGSVGAMGRGSADRYFQGDIKDQLKLVPEGIEGQVAFKGPARDVIHQLVGGIKAAMGYTGSATIPDLQKKGRFVRITGAGLRESHVHDVTITREAPNYPTR, encoded by the coding sequence ATGGATATCCCCCTCGGCCTAACCTTCGATGACGTCCTGCTTTATCCGGGGGAGTCCGAGGTGCTACCGAGCATGGCGGATACCAGCACCTATGTGACCAAGTCACTGGCGCTCAGCATCCCGATCCTGTCGTCGGCGATGGACACGGTGACCGAGGCGGACATGGCGATCGTCATGGCGCAGCTGGGCGGGATGGGCGTGCTCCACCGCAACATGGAGGTGCATGAGCAGGTCGAAGCGGTGCGGCTGGTCAAGCGCTTCGAGAGTGGAATGGTGGTCAATCCGATCACGATCCGCGCCACCGGCACGCTGGCCGAGGCACAGGCGTTGATGACCCGCCACAAGATCAGCGGCATTCCGGTGACCGAGGATGGCGGCAAGCTGGTCGGCATCCTCACCAACCGCGACGTCCGCTTCGCCGAGAACCCGCGCCAGCCGGTCAGCGAGCTGATGACGCACGAGAACCTCGCGACCGTCTCGGTCGGGGTGGGGCAGGAGGAGGCTCGGCGCCTGCTCCATGCACGGCGGATCGAGAAGCTGCTGGTTGTGGATGAGGCCTATCGCTGCGTCGGCCTGATCACGGTCAAGGATATCGAGAAGGCGGTCAATTATCCCAACGCGACCAAGGACGGCACCGGCCGCCTGTGCGTCGCGGCGGCGACGACCGTCGGTGACAAGGGGTTCGAGCGGACCGAGGCGTTGGTCGATGCCGAGGTCGACCTGATCGTGATCGACACCGCGCATGGCCATAACAAGGATGTCGCGCGCGCGGTGGAGCGGGTGAAGAAGCTGTCCAACCGTGTCCAGGTCATCGCGGGCAATGTGGCGACCGGAGAGGCGACCAAGTCGTTGATCGGCGCGGGTGCGGACGGGGTGAAGGTCGGCATCGGTCCGGGATCGATCTGCACGACGCGCGTCGTCGCCGGTGTCGGCGTGCCGCAGCTCACCGCCGTGATGGATGCGGCGAACGAAGCCGCCAAGTCGGGCGTGCCGGTGATCGCCGATGGGGGCCTGCGCACCTCGGGCGATCTGGCCAAGGCGCTGGCGGCGGGGGCATCGACCTGCATGGTCGGATCGCTGCTGGCCGGGACCGAGGAAGCGCCGGGCGAGACGTTCCTGTATCAGGGGCGGGCGTACAAGTCGTATCGCGGCATGGGTTCGGTCGGCGCGATGGGCCGCGGCTCCGCCGACCGTTATTTCCAGGGCGATATCAAGGATCAGCTGAAACTGGTGCCCGAGGGGATCGAAGGGCAGGTCGCATTCAAGGGACCGGCGCGCGACGTGATCCACCAGCTGGTCGGCGGGATCAAGGCGGCGATGGGCTATACCGGATCGGCGACGATCCCCGACTTGCAAAAGAAGGGACGCTTCGTGCGGATCACGGGGGCCGGACTGCGTGAGAGCCATGTGCATGACGTCACGATCACGCGGGAAGCACCGAATTACCCGACGCGGTAG